A region from the Desulfobaccales bacterium genome encodes:
- a CDS encoding ABC transporter permease — MWLYILKRLGLMIPLLLGITLISFMVIHLAPGTPTDMQTTLNPKASLEAQKRLRELYGLDKPLMVQYWDWLSRLSRLDFGRSFSPDRRPVWDKIKERIGITLGLNLMSLIIILAVAIPIGVIAAYLAHSWFDKGTTLFVFFGFAMPTFWLALLLIMFFGVYLDWLPISGLTSLNFGQLTLWGKIQDLAAHVTLPVLVAAFGGLAGMSRYMRGNMLEVIRQDYIVTARAKGLPERVVIFKHALRNALLPVITILGLSVPGLIGGSVIFESIFAIPGMGQLFYGAVMARDYPLVMGELVIGAVLTLLGNMLADVGYALVDPRIRTG, encoded by the coding sequence ATGTGGCTCTATATCCTGAAACGTCTGGGTCTGATGATCCCTCTCCTCCTGGGGATCACTCTGATATCCTTTATGGTTATCCATCTGGCGCCGGGGACCCCCACCGACATGCAGACCACCCTCAATCCCAAGGCCTCCCTTGAGGCCCAGAAGCGCCTGCGGGAGCTCTACGGTCTGGATAAGCCCCTCATGGTGCAGTACTGGGATTGGCTGTCCCGGCTGTCCCGCCTGGATTTCGGCCGCTCTTTTTCTCCGGACCGGCGGCCGGTATGGGACAAGATCAAGGAGCGCATCGGCATCACCTTGGGCCTCAACCTCATGAGCTTGATCATTATTCTGGCGGTGGCCATCCCCATCGGGGTGATCGCCGCCTACCTGGCCCACTCCTGGTTTGACAAGGGCACCACCCTCTTTGTCTTCTTCGGCTTTGCCATGCCTACGTTCTGGCTGGCCCTGCTCCTCATCATGTTTTTTGGGGTCTATCTGGATTGGCTGCCCATCTCGGGTCTCACCTCCCTCAACTTTGGTCAATTAACCCTTTGGGGCAAGATTCAGGACCTGGCTGCGCACGTTACCCTGCCGGTGTTGGTGGCGGCCTTCGGCGGCCTGGCCGGCATGTCCCGGTACATGCGGGGCAACATGCTGGAAGTCATCCGCCAGGACTACATCGTTACGGCCCGGGCCAAGGGGCTGCCGGAGCGGGTGGTGATCTTCAAACACGCCCTGCGCAACGCTCTGTTGCCGGTGATCACCATCCTGGGCTTAAGTGTGCCGGGGCTCATCGGCGGTAGCGTGATCTTCGAGTCCATCTTTGCCATCCCCGGCATGGGCCAGCTGTTCTACGGCGCAGTCATGGCCCGGGATTATCCCCTGGTAATGGGAGAACTGGTCATCGGTGCGGTGCTGACGCTTTTAGGCAACATGCTGGCAGACGTGGGCTATGCCCTCGTCGATCCACGCATTCGCACGGGGTGA
- the opp4C gene encoding oligopeptide ABC transporter permease — MRQREFWTHFKRNRMAMTGLALVLGLFVVAIFAHWLAPYDPNHIDLKQVLMPPSQAHFLGTDTLGRDVLSRIIYGSRISLLVGFVAVGLATLIGLVVGALAGYYGGWVDASLMRLVDLMLCFPSFFLILAVIAVLEPSIWNIMAVIGLTGWMGVARLVRAEFLSLREREFITAARALGASDVRLALRHMLPNALAPVMVSATLGVAGAILTESALSFLGLGVQPPAPSWGNILTAGKDNIEIAWWLSVFPGLAILITVMSYNLLGEGIREAIDPRLKG, encoded by the coding sequence ATGAGACAGAGAGAATTCTGGACCCACTTCAAGCGCAACCGCATGGCCATGACAGGCCTGGCCCTGGTCTTGGGGTTGTTTGTCGTGGCCATTTTTGCCCATTGGCTGGCGCCTTATGACCCCAATCACATTGACCTCAAGCAGGTGCTCATGCCTCCCAGCCAGGCCCACTTCCTGGGCACGGACACGTTAGGCCGGGACGTCCTCTCCCGCATCATCTACGGCTCCCGGATATCTCTGCTGGTGGGGTTCGTCGCGGTGGGCCTGGCCACCTTAATCGGCTTGGTGGTGGGGGCCTTGGCCGGGTATTACGGCGGCTGGGTGGATGCATCCCTCATGCGCCTGGTGGACCTGATGCTCTGCTTCCCATCCTTTTTCCTGATTCTGGCGGTGATTGCGGTGTTGGAGCCCAGTATCTGGAACATCATGGCGGTCATCGGGCTCACCGGTTGGATGGGGGTGGCGCGCCTGGTCCGGGCTGAATTCCTCTCTTTACGGGAACGGGAATTCATTACCGCAGCCCGGGCCCTGGGAGCCAGCGATGTCCGCCTGGCTTTGCGCCACATGTTGCCCAACGCCCTGGCGCCGGTGATGGTTTCCGCCACCTTGGGGGTGGCCGGGGCCATCCTCACCGAGAGTGCCCTGAGTTTTTTGGGCCTGGGAGTCCAACCCCCCGCGCCCAGTTGGGGCAACATCCTTACCGCCGGCAAAGATAATATCGAAATCGCCTGGTGGCTTTCCGTCTTTCCTGGGCTCGCCATCCTCATCACGGTGATGAGCTACAACCTCCTGGGGGAAGGTATTCGGGAGGCCATCGATCCACGCCTCAAAGGCTGA
- a CDS encoding CoA pyrophosphatase: protein MPPTALSRLRDHLPLDLAPPAPEPGLVPAGVLVPLFVQEEELRVLFTQRTLMVKDHRGQIAFPGGVKDPEDSTLLATALRETFEEIGLAPGTVEVLGWLAGVATITGYHITPFVGLIPHPYDFKPSPREVKRLLTLPVADFYPPERWSSGPYIFQGRTTRVCYWQNGEEVVWGATARILLNLLARLGVHPIPGNHDATCLD, encoded by the coding sequence ATGCCGCCGACAGCCCTGTCCCGCCTTAGAGACCATTTGCCCCTGGATTTGGCGCCACCGGCCCCGGAGCCGGGCTTAGTGCCTGCCGGAGTGCTGGTGCCCTTGTTTGTGCAGGAAGAAGAACTGCGGGTGCTGTTCACCCAGCGGACCTTGATGGTGAAGGACCACCGGGGGCAGATCGCATTTCCCGGGGGGGTTAAGGACCCGGAGGACTCAACCCTGTTGGCCACGGCCCTGAGGGAAACTTTTGAGGAGATCGGCCTCGCTCCCGGGACGGTGGAAGTCCTGGGCTGGCTTGCCGGGGTGGCCACCATCACCGGCTACCATATCACCCCCTTTGTAGGCCTCATTCCTCATCCGTACGACTTTAAGCCCAGCCCCCGGGAAGTTAAGCGCCTGCTGACCCTACCGGTGGCGGACTTCTACCCTCCGGAGCGCTGGAGTTCGGGGCCTTATATCTTCCAGGGGCGCACCACCCGGGTTTGCTATTGGCAGAACGGCGAAGAAGTGGTCTGGGGGGCTACAGCCCGAATCCTGCTTAACCTGCTGGCTCGTTTAGGGGTCCATCCCATACCGGGGAACCACGATGCCACCTGTCTGGACTAG